A region from the Maniola jurtina chromosome 20, ilManJurt1.1, whole genome shotgun sequence genome encodes:
- the LOC123875815 gene encoding uncharacterized protein LOC123875815, whose protein sequence is MPIEGRIPTRELVDLTTHCEDNDIDLIISVDSNAHHNLWGCTANNKRGENLIDFLLTTNLTITNKGTEPTFVSSRYQTIIDLTLASTRAADQVKNWHVSDEPSLSDHRRICYELDLMITQHAPRRNPRKTNRIMYKTLLTQRIGTKKPKDIDDINNIEENVNKLTEYIKTSYEQACPLKKINTNRPSKNSWWGPDLERMRRNLRHLFNRAKNTRQEQDWDNYKEAQYKYNKRVREKEQTSWQKFCTSIESNDTAARIRKILADDNTRTLGSLKKADGTYTKDDKEISETLIETHFPGCRIVDSTDWSLGTIQGARNYTQLDKSIIRTKNHTTRHQWSHKRHSSERLPSRRCPITNLVEPCS, encoded by the exons ATGCCCATAGAAGGCCGAATACCTACAAGAGAACTAGTAGACCTCACAACACACTGTGAGGACAACGACATAGATCTAATTATCTCTGTCGATAGCAACGCACATCACAACCTGTGGGGATGCACAGCCAACAACAAAAGAGGTGAGAATCTCATAGATTTTCTACTAACAACCAACCTAACAATCACTAACAAAGGCACTGAACCGACCTTCGTGTCGAGTAGGTACCAAACCATAATCGATCTAACCTTAGCGTCAACCAGAGCTGCAGACCAAGTAAAGAACTGGCACGTCAGCGACGAGCCTTCGCTCTCCGACCACAGGCGGATATGCTATGAGCTAGATCTGATGATAACCCAACACGCACCAAGGAGAAACCCAAGGAAAACCAACAGGATAATGTACAAAACCTTGCTAACGCAACGGATAGgtacaaaaaaacctaaagacATCGATGACATCAACAACATCGAAGAAAACGTTAACAAACTAACGGAGTACATTAAGACAAGTTATGAACAAGCTTGCCCCCTGAAGAAAATCAACACAAACCGACCGTCAAAAAACAGCTGGTGGGGCCCTGATCTGGAAAGAATGAGGAGAAACCTCAGACATCTTTTCAACAGAGCAAAAAACACCAGACAAGAACAAGATTGGGACAACTACAAGGAAGCCCAATACAAGTACAACAAACGCGTCCGAGAAAAGGAACAAACCTCGTGGCAAAAGTTTTGTACAAGCATAGAGTCGAACGACACTGCAGCTCGCATACGTAAGATTCTAGCAGACGACAACACTCGCACACTCGGTTCGCTGAAGAAAGCTGACGGAACGTACACCAAGGATGACAAAGAGATAAGCGAAACGCTTATTGAAACGCATTTCCCTGGCTGTAGAATTGTAGATTCAACAGACTGG AGCCTTGGGACGATACAAGGCGCCAGGAACTATACGCAGCTGGATAAGAGCATTATTAGAACTAAGAATCATACAACTAGACATCAATGGAGTCACAAAAGGCATAGTAGCGAGAGGCTGCCCTCAAGGAGGTGTCCTATCACCAATCTTGTGGAACCTTGTAGTTGA
- the LOC123875920 gene encoding uncharacterized protein LOC123875920, translating into MSGVKTSDTMPKIGHVTDLREQWLVRTDGALAHHLQDREISSHLCENRYRNQQIREDFPLALNEQRDIEHEVQLRELARRRQADIDAEIAREMAEINLRRQRYKHNPEPPPIPQPCSSKAFPPPDINPEELGLSAAEIEEMRLRLEQEERDARLARALSHEVQGEDGLLADMKCAVEAQDGELARLLQQREYKKLQRAKEKAKQKALLKKQQRLQQMPLPDPPQATLCDAYSNPRDMIREGMGPRDGLRLCKSVDSDLNYVEPFEREHIQSKNSALLSKEISKQYYPQEPGTSRSNLNISHKHSKSFDTEKQNSSIHHRHPPPPPSTGKKPRFPDPVSIRPASHYPTDNVLTDCPNSPNTSMPHSVSENNNLYSSTYPPDHSTPQQGYERQDPSKRLSVISDITAEGLAKKKSKQADMQKKRRGCKIQ; encoded by the coding sequence ATGTCGGGTGTAAAAACGAGTGATACGATGCCCAAAATCGGGCATGTGACCGACTTACGGGAGCAGTGGCTAGTGCGCACGGACGGTGCGCTGGCGCATCACTTGCAGGACCGCGAGATCTCGTCTCATCTCTGCGAGAACAGGTACCGTAACCAGCAGATCCGGGAAGACTTCCCTTTGGCGTTGAATGAGCAACGCGATATAGAGCACGAAGTCCAGTTGCGAGAGCTGGCGCGCAGGCGACAGGCGGACATCGACGCGGAGATCGCGAGGGAAATGGCGGAAATCAACCTTCGCAGGCAGCGCTACAAACACAACCCAGAACCACCGCCCATACCTCAACCATGCTCATCCAAAGCATTCCCACCACCTGACATAAACCCTGAAGAGCTAGGATTGTCTGCAGCTGAGATTGAGGAGATGAGGTTGCGTCTAGAGCAAGAAGAAAGAGATGCCAGGTTAGCCCGTGCACTCAGCCACGAAGTTCAAGGTGAAGATGGCTTACTTGCTGACATGAAATGTGCGGTGGAAGCCCAGGACGGGGAGCTCGCCAGACTACTCCAGCAACGAGAGTACAAAAAACTGCAACGGGCCAAGGAAAAGGCAAAACAGAAAGCTCTACTCAAAAAGCAGCAAAGGCTCCAGCAAATGCCTCTACCGGATCCTCCTCAGGCTACTCTATGTGATGCTTACAGCAACCCACGAGACATGATTCGTGAAGGAATGGGGCCTAGAGATGGATTACGTCTCTGCAAATCAGTTGACTCTGATTTGAATTATGTTGAACCATTCGAACGCGAGCATATCCAGTCTAAAAACAGTGCACTATTATCCAAAGAAATATCCAAACAATACTACCCTCAAGAACCTGGCACATCCCGATCTAATTTGAATATATCTCACAAGCATTCCAAATCTTTTGATACCGAGAAGCAGAACAGCTCAATTCACCATAGACATCCCCCACCACCGCCTTCAACTGGAAAGAAGCCACGATTCCCAGACCCAGTGAGCATTAGGCCAGCGTCACATTATCCTACAGACAATGTACTGACTGACTGTCCAAACAGCCCTAACACGTCAATGCCACACAGTGTCAGTGAAAACAACAACTTATACAGCTCCACATACCCTCCTGACCATTCTACACCACAGCAGGGCTATGAAAGACAAGATCCATCAAAACGGTTGTCAGTCATATCAGACATAACAGCTGAGGGGCTGGCTAAGAAAAAGAGTAAGCAAGCTGATATGCAAAAGAAAAGAAGGGGATGCAAGATACAGTAA